From a single Streptomyces sp. 1331.2 genomic region:
- a CDS encoding AMP-binding protein: protein MQIPLSVMDFLDRAELVYGDRVGIVDEPAQPAESWGELSYRRVAELARAQAAGLDRLGVGPGERVAIVSHNSARLLTSFYGVSGYGRVLVPVNFRLKAEEVEYIVEQSGASVLLVDPELADALGGVVAKHKFVLGADSDAVLYDFDNSPRRYAISENDTATINYTSGTTARPKGVQLTHRNVWLNATLMGLHYGANDRDVYLHTLPMFHANGWGLPFSLTGLGARHIVLRKVDGAEILRRVERHGVTFLSGAPAVVQMVLDAAADWDGPVPGRDRVRMIVAGAPPPTSVVQQVEEQLGWEFMQLYGLTETSPIVTVNRSRAEWDALPAAERAEKLVQAGAPALGTQLRVDAQGEVLVRSNTVLDGYWQQPEATAEALRDEWFHTGDGGTFEDGQLTISDRKKDVIISGGENVSSIEVEDCLYSHPAVAEAAVIGVPHEKWGETVKALVVLREGNGAVTEAELIAHCKQRLAGYKSPTTVEFREALPRTATGKLQKFRLREPYWAGRERQVN, encoded by the coding sequence ATGCAGATTCCACTCTCCGTGATGGACTTCCTCGACCGGGCCGAGCTGGTCTACGGCGACCGGGTCGGCATCGTCGACGAACCGGCCCAACCGGCCGAATCCTGGGGCGAGCTGAGCTACCGCCGAGTCGCCGAACTCGCCCGCGCCCAGGCGGCCGGGCTGGACCGGCTCGGCGTCGGGCCCGGCGAACGCGTCGCGATCGTCTCGCACAACTCTGCGCGGCTGCTCACCTCCTTCTACGGGGTGAGCGGGTACGGCCGGGTACTGGTGCCGGTGAACTTCCGGCTGAAGGCCGAGGAGGTGGAGTACATCGTCGAGCAGAGCGGCGCCTCCGTCCTGCTGGTCGACCCCGAACTCGCCGACGCCCTGGGCGGGGTGGTGGCCAAGCACAAGTTCGTGCTCGGCGCGGACAGCGACGCCGTGCTGTACGACTTCGACAACTCCCCACGTCGGTACGCGATCTCCGAGAACGACACCGCCACCATCAACTACACCAGCGGAACCACCGCCCGCCCCAAGGGCGTTCAGCTCACCCACCGCAACGTCTGGCTGAACGCGACGCTGATGGGCCTGCACTACGGCGCCAACGACCGGGACGTCTACCTGCACACCCTGCCGATGTTCCACGCCAACGGCTGGGGCCTGCCGTTCTCCCTCACCGGGCTCGGCGCCCGGCACATCGTGCTGCGCAAGGTGGACGGCGCGGAGATCCTGCGCCGGGTCGAACGGCACGGGGTGACCTTCCTGTCCGGCGCACCCGCCGTCGTCCAGATGGTGCTGGACGCGGCGGCCGACTGGGACGGCCCGGTGCCGGGCCGGGACCGGGTGCGGATGATCGTGGCCGGCGCGCCGCCGCCGACCTCGGTCGTGCAGCAGGTCGAGGAGCAGCTGGGCTGGGAGTTCATGCAGCTCTACGGCCTGACCGAGACCTCCCCGATCGTCACGGTCAACCGCTCGCGGGCCGAGTGGGACGCGCTGCCGGCCGCCGAACGGGCCGAGAAGCTGGTGCAGGCCGGCGCCCCCGCGCTCGGCACCCAGCTGCGGGTCGACGCCCAGGGCGAGGTGCTGGTGCGCTCCAACACCGTGCTGGACGGCTACTGGCAGCAGCCGGAGGCAACCGCCGAGGCGCTGCGGGACGAGTGGTTCCACACCGGTGACGGCGGCACCTTCGAGGACGGCCAACTCACCATCTCGGACCGGAAGAAGGACGTCATCATCAGCGGCGGGGAGAACGTCTCCTCGATCGAGGTGGAGGACTGCCTGTACAGCCACCCTGCGGTCGCCGAGGCGGCCGTGATCGGGGTGCCGCACGAGAAGTGGGGCGAGACGGTGAAGGCGCTGGTGGTGCTCCGGGAGGGCAACGGGGCCGTCACCGAGGCCGAGTTGATCGCGCACTGCAAGCAGCGGCTGGCCGGCTACAAGTCGCCCACCACGGTGGAGTTCCGGGAGGCGCTGCCGCGCACCGCCACCGGGAAGCTGCAGAAGTTCCGGTTGCGCGAGCCGTACTG
- a CDS encoding MerR family transcriptional regulator, whose amino-acid sequence MRIGELARATGATVRALRHYEQAGLIESEREPNGYRGYGDSAVVRVRNIRALVAAGLTLADLRPLLGCLDGDVLVQPPSERVLRIARDRLAVVERRIAAQTEARDRLVAALAAAGSAAEG is encoded by the coding sequence GTGCGGATCGGCGAGCTGGCGCGGGCGACGGGCGCGACCGTCCGGGCGCTGCGGCACTACGAGCAGGCCGGTCTGATCGAATCCGAGCGCGAGCCGAACGGCTACCGCGGGTACGGGGATTCGGCGGTCGTCCGGGTGCGCAACATCCGTGCACTGGTCGCCGCCGGGCTCACCCTGGCGGACCTCCGGCCGCTGCTGGGCTGCCTGGACGGGGACGTGCTGGTGCAGCCGCCGTCCGAGCGGGTGCTGCGGATCGCCCGGGACCGGCTGGCGGTGGTGGAGCGGCGGATCGCCGCCCAGACGGAGGCGCGGGACCGGCTGGTGGCGGCACTCGCAGCGGCCGGGAGTGCCGCGGAAGGGTGA
- a CDS encoding SDR family NAD(P)-dependent oxidoreductase, with protein sequence MNEFPKNDENDESDESDEDTAKDRVVVVTGAGTGIGRETARAFAAEGARVLAVGRRPEPLAETAGAYPSLIEPLAADITGPEAPEAVVAAALERFGQLDVLINNAGIVRSGQGVGGYDRTGIEALLATNLVAPVLLGQAALPALGDSRGVIVNVSTAVGQRGWPSNAVYAASKAALETVTRSWAVELAPRGIRVAAVAPGAIDTPIGDHSGYGPEQRAAVRKWQIEHTPLGRTGRPEEVAWAITQLASPRASFVTGVVLSVDGGALVG encoded by the coding sequence ATGAACGAGTTCCCGAAGAACGACGAGAACGACGAGAGCGACGAGAGCGACGAGGACACGGCCAAGGACCGGGTCGTGGTGGTCACCGGGGCCGGGACGGGGATCGGGCGGGAGACCGCGCGGGCCTTCGCGGCCGAGGGAGCCCGGGTGCTGGCGGTCGGGCGGCGGCCGGAACCGCTGGCGGAGACGGCGGGCGCGTACCCGTCGCTGATCGAGCCGCTGGCCGCCGACATCACCGGCCCGGAGGCGCCGGAGGCCGTCGTCGCGGCCGCGCTGGAGCGGTTCGGGCAGCTGGACGTACTGATCAACAACGCCGGGATCGTCCGCAGCGGCCAGGGCGTCGGCGGCTACGACCGGACGGGCATCGAGGCGCTGCTGGCCACCAACCTGGTCGCCCCGGTGCTGCTGGGGCAGGCCGCGCTGCCGGCACTGGGCGACAGCCGGGGCGTGATCGTCAACGTCAGCACCGCCGTCGGGCAGCGCGGCTGGCCCTCCAACGCGGTGTACGCGGCGAGCAAGGCCGCGCTGGAGACGGTGACCCGCAGCTGGGCGGTCGAGCTGGCGCCGCGCGGGATCCGGGTGGCGGCCGTGGCGCCCGGGGCGATCGACACCCCGATCGGCGACCACTCCGGGTACGGGCCCGAGCAGCGGGCGGCCGTCCGGAAGTGGCAGATCGAGCACACCCCGCTGGGCCGGACCGGCCGCCCGGAGGAGGTGGCCTGGGCGATCACGCAACTCGCCTCCCCACGGGCCTCGTTCGTGACCGGCGTAGTGTTGTCCGTCGACGGGGGCGCGCTGGTGGGCTGA
- a CDS encoding group II truncated hemoglobin, with the protein MNDQQPGTLYEAVGGIEALRRLSHTFYRGVLADPLLAPVFANFTPTHIEHVAVWLAEVFGGPTAFTDEHGGHQALLGAHLGLDITEEQRLRWMELMTEAVRRELPEDELLRRRVLEYFDWGTKIAEDVSASPAGTDLGEPGPTPRWGWEGLK; encoded by the coding sequence ATGAACGACCAACAGCCCGGGACCCTCTACGAGGCGGTCGGCGGCATCGAGGCCCTGCGCCGCCTCAGCCACACCTTCTACCGGGGCGTCCTCGCCGACCCGCTGCTCGCCCCCGTCTTCGCGAACTTCACCCCCACCCACATCGAGCACGTCGCGGTCTGGCTGGCCGAGGTCTTCGGCGGTCCGACCGCCTTCACCGACGAACACGGCGGCCACCAGGCACTGCTCGGCGCCCACCTGGGCCTGGACATCACCGAGGAGCAGCGGCTGCGCTGGATGGAGCTGATGACCGAGGCCGTCCGCCGCGAGCTGCCCGAGGACGAACTGCTACGCCGCCGGGTGCTGGAGTACTTCGACTGGGGCACGAAGATCGCCGAGGACGTCTCCGCCTCCCCGGCCGGCACCGACCTGGGCGAGCCCGGCCCGACCCCGCGCTGGGGCTGGGAAGGACTGAAGTGA
- a CDS encoding GNAT family N-acetyltransferase: MADRMTAGGLLLRPFEEADAPALIEIYRDETLRRFTRVPVEDAEQAARWLGLQREGWAAGTRYSFAVLDAGELVGNVALKRGVLHRGAPGGSPGGETAEVGYWTAGPARGRGVAPRAVQALTTWAFATFAEDVLHRIDLLHQVDNPASCRVAEKSGYAFQEVLTALPPEFPLDGHRHSRPRHSRPRYSGPRYSGKGLDESERPRSE; the protein is encoded by the coding sequence ATGGCCGACCGCATGACCGCCGGCGGCCTGCTGCTGCGCCCCTTCGAGGAGGCCGACGCACCGGCGCTGATCGAGATCTACCGGGACGAGACGCTGCGCCGCTTCACTCGCGTCCCGGTGGAGGACGCCGAGCAGGCCGCGCGCTGGCTCGGGCTGCAGCGCGAGGGCTGGGCAGCCGGCACCCGGTACAGCTTCGCGGTCCTGGACGCCGGCGAACTGGTCGGCAACGTCGCACTCAAACGCGGCGTGCTCCACCGCGGCGCCCCGGGCGGCTCCCCGGGCGGGGAGACGGCCGAGGTGGGGTACTGGACGGCGGGCCCGGCCCGCGGCCGGGGCGTGGCTCCGCGCGCGGTGCAGGCCCTCACCACCTGGGCCTTCGCCACCTTCGCCGAGGACGTCCTGCACCGGATCGACCTGCTGCACCAGGTGGACAACCCGGCGTCCTGCCGGGTCGCGGAGAAGAGCGGCTACGCCTTCCAGGAGGTGCTGACCGCCCTGCCGCCGGAGTTCCCGCTGGACGGCCACCGGCACTCCAGGCCTCGGCACTCCCGTCCTCGGTACTCCGGTCCTCGGTACTCCGGGAAAGGGCTGGACGAATCCGAACGACCCAGGTCAGAGTAG
- a CDS encoding VOC family protein, which yields MASLVRHVTIDCADPHALAGFWAQALEGTLGEDDNPGDDEAVVESAGASLLFIRVPEGKSAKNRVHLDLQPQDRSRDEEADRLVALGATVLADHRNPDGTGWITLADPEGNEFCVERSKAERAATGAA from the coding sequence ATGGCTTCTCTGGTACGACATGTGACGATCGATTGCGCCGACCCGCACGCGCTCGCCGGCTTCTGGGCCCAGGCGCTGGAAGGCACCCTGGGGGAGGACGACAACCCGGGTGACGACGAGGCCGTGGTGGAGTCCGCCGGGGCCTCGCTGCTGTTCATCCGGGTGCCCGAGGGCAAGTCGGCGAAGAACCGGGTCCACCTCGACCTCCAGCCGCAGGACCGCAGCCGGGACGAGGAGGCGGACCGCCTGGTCGCCCTGGGCGCCACCGTGCTGGCCGACCACCGCAATCCGGACGGCACGGGCTGGATCACCCTGGCGGACCCGGAGGGCAACGAGTTCTGCGTCGAGCGCAGCAAGGCCGAGCGCGCTGCCACCGGCGCCGCCTGA
- a CDS encoding NAD(P)-dependent oxidoreductase, with amino-acid sequence MVGIAVIGANGTIGSAVVAEAAARGHEVVAVVRDPGRYRGGAALVERADVLDPADVARVAAGRDVLVSAVGGGDGPGHLALIEPAARSLVEGLRRLGAAPRLIAVGGAGSLETAPGVRVWDTPGLPEPILQIMHAHGAALDYYRTVSDIRWTVLSPAAEIGPGERTGHYRTGLEQLLTDDEGRSRISVPDYAVALVDEIEQPEHIGERFTCCSL; translated from the coding sequence ATGGTCGGCATCGCCGTGATCGGCGCCAACGGCACCATCGGCAGCGCCGTCGTCGCGGAGGCGGCCGCGCGCGGGCACGAGGTGGTCGCCGTGGTCCGCGACCCGGGCCGCTACCGGGGCGGAGCGGCCCTGGTCGAGCGCGCGGACGTGCTGGACCCGGCGGACGTCGCCCGGGTTGCGGCCGGCCGGGACGTCCTGGTGAGCGCCGTCGGCGGCGGTGACGGCCCGGGTCACCTGGCGTTGATCGAGCCCGCCGCCCGCTCCCTGGTCGAGGGCCTGCGCAGGCTCGGCGCCGCGCCCCGGCTGATCGCGGTCGGCGGGGCGGGCAGCCTGGAGACCGCACCGGGCGTACGGGTCTGGGACACCCCGGGGCTGCCGGAGCCGATCCTGCAGATCATGCACGCGCACGGGGCGGCGCTGGACTACTACCGGACGGTCTCCGACATCCGCTGGACGGTGCTAAGCCCGGCCGCCGAGATCGGCCCGGGGGAGCGGACCGGCCACTACCGCACCGGCCTGGAGCAGTTGCTCACCGACGACGAGGGGCGCAGCCGGATCTCGGTGCCGGACTACGCGGTCGCCCTGGTGGACGAGATCGAGCAGCCCGAGCACATCGGCGAGCGCTTCACCTGCTGCTCGCTTTAG
- a CDS encoding dioxygenase family protein — MSAAAPERMPALYLSHGAPPLADDPVWPGQLAAWSADLPRPAAVLMVSAHWEEAPLALGAVTTVPLVYDFWGFPEHYYRVRYAAPGAPQLAERVRKLLRAPGTPVQDIPDRGLDHGAYVPLVEMYPEADIPVLQVSLPTLDPQRLLEIGRKLAPLRDEGVLIVGSGFFTHNLRALSRDGRITSVMAEFDDWGRRALEAHDLDALLDFEHKAPAGRLAHPRTEHFAPLFVTLGAGEADLDSQRSVIDGFWMGLAKRSVQLG, encoded by the coding sequence ATGAGCGCCGCGGCCCCCGAACGCATGCCCGCCCTGTACCTGTCGCACGGCGCCCCGCCGCTCGCCGACGACCCGGTCTGGCCGGGCCAGCTGGCCGCCTGGTCCGCCGACCTGCCCCGGCCCGCGGCCGTGCTGATGGTCTCCGCCCACTGGGAGGAGGCCCCGCTCGCCCTCGGCGCCGTCACCACCGTCCCGCTGGTCTACGACTTCTGGGGCTTCCCCGAGCACTACTACCGGGTCCGGTATGCCGCCCCCGGCGCGCCGCAGCTCGCCGAGCGCGTGCGCAAGCTGCTGCGCGCCCCCGGTACGCCCGTCCAGGACATCCCCGACCGCGGGCTCGACCACGGCGCCTACGTCCCGCTGGTGGAGATGTACCCGGAGGCCGACATCCCGGTGCTGCAGGTCTCGCTGCCCACCCTCGACCCGCAGCGGCTGCTGGAGATCGGCCGCAAGCTCGCCCCGCTGCGCGACGAGGGCGTACTGATCGTCGGCAGCGGGTTCTTCACCCACAACCTGCGGGCGCTCAGCCGCGACGGCCGGATCACCTCGGTGATGGCCGAGTTCGACGACTGGGGCCGGCGCGCCCTGGAGGCCCACGACCTGGACGCGCTGCTCGACTTCGAGCACAAGGCCCCCGCCGGGCGCCTCGCCCACCCACGCACCGAGCACTTCGCCCCGCTGTTCGTCACCCTCGGCGCCGGCGAGGCCGACCTGGACAGCCAGCGCAGTGTCATCGACGGCTTCTGGATGGGGCTGGCCAAGCGCTCCGTCCAGCTGGGCTGA
- a CDS encoding MarR family winged helix-turn-helix transcriptional regulator — translation MNEPRWLDPDEMAAWRGFVVASNLLNRRLERQLKEDSGLSHQQYEILVHLSAAPGDSLRMTELADKLVTSKSGLTYQVTQLERAGLVARRSCPSDVRGVIAELTDQGREMLRQAAPGHVALVRELLIDVLTREQLAVLAEGLGRVSARLRQDETP, via the coding sequence CTGAACGAACCCCGCTGGCTGGACCCGGACGAGATGGCCGCCTGGCGGGGCTTCGTCGTCGCGAGCAACCTGCTCAACCGCCGACTGGAACGCCAGCTCAAGGAGGACTCCGGCCTCTCCCATCAGCAGTACGAGATCCTGGTGCACCTGTCCGCGGCCCCCGGCGACTCGCTGCGGATGACCGAACTCGCCGACAAGCTCGTCACCTCCAAGAGCGGCCTGACCTACCAGGTCACCCAGCTGGAGCGGGCCGGCCTGGTCGCCCGTCGCTCCTGTCCCAGCGACGTGCGCGGCGTCATCGCCGAACTCACCGACCAGGGGCGGGAGATGCTGCGCCAGGCGGCGCCCGGGCACGTCGCCCTGGTGCGCGAACTGCTGATCGACGTCCTCACCCGCGAACAGCTGGCCGTCCTCGCCGAGGGCCTGGGCCGGGTCAGCGCCCGGCTGCGCCAGGACGAGACCCCGTAG
- a CDS encoding GNAT family N-acetyltransferase gives MGTILHGTLVTLRPATTDDIPALAAIRGTPEVFARWRGGDDLPAEVANDLESPDTETFAIDVGGQVVGAIQWYANNDDEYRHAGMDLYLDPAVHGLGLGTDAVRTMARHLVHDHHYHRLVIDPAADNLAAIRCYTKVGFRIVGTMRQYERGSDGTWHDNVLMDLLADELLDG, from the coding sequence ATGGGGACGATTCTGCACGGCACCCTGGTGACGCTCCGCCCGGCCACCACCGACGACATCCCGGCCCTGGCGGCCATCCGCGGCACACCCGAGGTGTTCGCCCGGTGGCGGGGCGGCGACGACCTGCCCGCCGAGGTCGCCAACGACCTGGAGTCGCCCGACACCGAGACCTTCGCGATCGACGTGGGCGGCCAGGTGGTCGGCGCCATCCAGTGGTACGCCAACAACGACGACGAGTACCGGCACGCCGGGATGGACCTCTACCTCGACCCGGCGGTGCACGGCCTGGGCCTGGGCACCGACGCCGTGCGGACGATGGCCCGGCACCTGGTGCACGACCACCACTACCACCGGCTGGTGATCGACCCGGCCGCGGACAACCTCGCCGCCATCCGCTGCTACACCAAGGTCGGCTTCCGGATCGTCGGCACCATGCGCCAGTACGAGCGCGGTTCGGACGGCACCTGGCACGACAACGTGCTGATGGACCTGCTCGCAGACGAACTGCTCGACGGCTGA
- a CDS encoding sphingomyelin phosphodiesterase, with amino-acid sequence MLSRRTATALTSAAAAALLLGGTAPAATAGTPAGPTTLSVFAFNVDLGTAVVDSTQNEQAARRTPVIEQIVRQHNADVVVLDEQFNNSSTADINSKLADLYPYRTPVVGGTCSGGGWTGVSGNCSNSWFVINGGTMILSKYPITAQYAHVFSNSTYGTWDYHANKGAALVKVTKNGSTAWVVGTHLQADESDVSTDTTQSTRLGQLAEIRAWVDGIVGSGAPVLIGGDLNVEYVHGQARGDYANAQNAVNGVLGTPATDPTQSLTTMDCSVSAWCQYMSGVETFPKDYRDDLDYIGYLNAPGRPVPTAMSNVKVDFDPQAGWTPGQLDTNAPSDHYPVEATFQLG; translated from the coding sequence ATGCTCTCGCGTCGCACGGCCACCGCCCTCACCTCGGCGGCCGCCGCCGCACTGCTGCTCGGCGGCACCGCCCCGGCCGCCACCGCCGGCACCCCGGCGGGCCCCACCACGCTGTCCGTCTTCGCGTTCAACGTCGACCTCGGCACCGCCGTCGTCGACAGCACCCAGAACGAGCAGGCCGCCCGGCGCACCCCGGTGATCGAGCAGATCGTCCGTCAGCACAACGCCGACGTCGTCGTCCTGGACGAGCAGTTCAACAACAGCTCGACCGCCGACATCAACAGCAAGCTCGCCGACCTCTACCCGTACCGCACCCCGGTGGTCGGCGGCACCTGCTCCGGCGGCGGCTGGACGGGTGTCAGCGGCAACTGTTCCAACTCATGGTTCGTCATCAACGGCGGCACGATGATCCTCTCCAAGTACCCGATCACCGCCCAGTACGCCCACGTGTTCTCCAACTCCACCTACGGCACCTGGGACTACCACGCCAACAAGGGCGCGGCGCTGGTGAAGGTGACCAAGAACGGCAGCACCGCCTGGGTGGTCGGCACCCACCTGCAGGCCGACGAGTCGGACGTCTCCACCGACACCACCCAGTCCACCCGGCTCGGCCAGCTCGCCGAGATCCGCGCCTGGGTGGACGGCATCGTCGGCAGCGGCGCCCCGGTGCTGATCGGCGGTGACCTCAACGTCGAGTACGTCCACGGGCAGGCCCGCGGCGACTACGCCAACGCGCAGAACGCGGTCAACGGCGTGCTCGGCACCCCGGCCACCGACCCGACCCAGAGCCTGACCACCATGGACTGCTCGGTCTCCGCCTGGTGCCAGTACATGTCGGGCGTCGAGACCTTCCCCAAGGACTACCGGGACGACCTCGACTACATCGGCTACCTCAACGCCCCGGGCCGCCCGGTGCCGACCGCGATGTCGAACGTCAAGGTCGACTTCGATCCGCAGGCGGGCTGGACGCCCGGACAGCTCGACACCAACGCGCCCAGCGACCACTACCCGGTCGAGGCCACCTTCCAGCTGGGCTGA
- a CDS encoding LacI family DNA-binding transcriptional regulator, with amino-acid sequence MARVTRDDVARAAGTSTAVVSYVINDGPRPVAPATRARVLAAVEELGYRPNRVAQAMARRRTNLLGMVVPDARQPFFAGLAHAVEQAAAEHGRLLLIGNSDYADEREAHYIRAFLGMQVDGLILVTQDPATPGLTGFDVADGTPVVLLHHRAESATGVSVVADDEGGARAVVRHLLDHGHPEVHCFGGTLALSPHDPVTARTAGWVGALEEAGLPTEGRLTPAPFDRVRAHAEAHALLARPDRPSAVFCATDDQAIGLLRAADDLGIRVPEDLAVAGFDDIAEAVIAGPALTTVTTAQDEMARAALELVLGGAERRAAGIRTFPARLVVRRSCGCPAPDAAGPGRALG; translated from the coding sequence ATGGCGAGGGTGACGAGGGACGATGTGGCGCGGGCGGCGGGGACGTCCACGGCCGTCGTGAGTTATGTGATCAACGACGGGCCGCGGCCGGTGGCGCCGGCGACCCGGGCGCGCGTGCTCGCGGCGGTCGAGGAGCTCGGCTACCGCCCCAACCGGGTCGCCCAGGCGATGGCGCGGCGGCGGACCAACCTGCTCGGGATGGTCGTGCCGGACGCCCGTCAGCCGTTCTTCGCCGGGCTCGCCCACGCCGTCGAGCAGGCCGCCGCCGAGCACGGCCGGCTGCTGCTGATCGGCAACTCCGACTACGCCGACGAGCGCGAGGCCCACTACATCCGCGCCTTCCTCGGCATGCAGGTGGACGGCCTGATCCTGGTCACCCAGGACCCGGCCACCCCCGGGCTGACCGGCTTCGACGTGGCCGACGGCACCCCCGTCGTGCTGCTGCACCACCGCGCGGAGAGCGCCACCGGCGTCTCCGTGGTGGCCGACGACGAGGGCGGCGCCCGCGCTGTCGTCCGCCATCTGCTCGACCACGGGCACCCGGAGGTGCACTGCTTCGGTGGCACCCTCGCCCTCAGCCCGCACGACCCGGTGACCGCCCGGACGGCGGGCTGGGTCGGCGCGCTGGAGGAGGCCGGGCTGCCCACCGAGGGGCGGCTCACCCCCGCGCCGTTCGACCGCGTCCGCGCGCACGCCGAGGCGCACGCCCTGCTCGCCCGGCCCGACCGGCCGTCCGCCGTGTTCTGCGCGACGGACGACCAGGCGATCGGTCTGCTGCGGGCCGCCGACGACCTGGGGATCCGGGTGCCGGAGGACCTGGCGGTGGCCGGCTTCGACGACATCGCCGAGGCGGTGATCGCCGGGCCGGCGCTGACCACCGTCACCACCGCGCAGGACGAGATGGCCCGTGCCGCGCTGGAGCTCGTCCTCGGCGGGGCCGAGCGCCGGGCCGCCGGCATCCGGACCTTCCCGGCCCGGCTGGTGGTCCGGCGCTCCTGCGGCTGCCCGGCGCCGGACGCTGCCGGGCCGGGCCGCGCCCTGGGCTGA
- a CDS encoding DUF4436 family protein, producing MSTPPHRRATRPPRPKARPRVRLHSRARAASAVRPRVRPWSAYAVATAIVLFVVAGLLLYVDERSSRGHAQIIGTAPGPDFLEVHVVLQRVDAAAQTLTAKVLLLPHGGALQEADDPLVPARDIVLETTSLEQTSIRYPAGQQIASSMVTFNLVDGRVTDYPFDRYHTPIGFQATLGGQPAAVVIAIEEADPFFVFKRSATGSEGGATAVTERISRSRSTFILAWFMMAAMWALALSALVAAWLIVRQRRGIIWPALGWMAATLFALVGMRNAAPGSPPIGSLLDYAAFFWAELLVAVSLTMVVVYGARVEGGHRPPDRP from the coding sequence ATGAGCACGCCGCCGCACCGCCGGGCCACCCGGCCCCCGCGACCCAAGGCCCGGCCGCGGGTGCGCCTGCACTCCCGGGCGCGGGCCGCGAGCGCCGTCCGGCCGAGGGTCCGGCCCTGGAGCGCGTACGCCGTGGCCACGGCGATCGTGCTGTTCGTCGTCGCCGGGCTGCTGCTCTACGTCGACGAGCGGTCCAGCCGCGGCCACGCCCAGATCATCGGGACCGCCCCCGGCCCGGACTTCCTGGAGGTGCACGTGGTGCTCCAGCGGGTGGACGCGGCCGCGCAGACGCTCACCGCGAAGGTCCTGCTCCTGCCGCACGGCGGCGCCTTGCAGGAGGCCGACGACCCGCTGGTGCCGGCCCGGGACATCGTGCTGGAGACCACCTCGCTGGAGCAGACCTCGATCAGGTACCCGGCGGGGCAGCAGATCGCCTCCAGCATGGTGACGTTCAACCTGGTCGACGGGCGGGTCACGGACTACCCCTTCGACCGCTACCACACGCCGATCGGCTTCCAGGCCACCCTGGGCGGGCAGCCCGCGGCGGTGGTGATCGCGATCGAGGAGGCCGACCCGTTCTTCGTCTTCAAGCGGAGCGCCACGGGGAGCGAGGGCGGCGCCACCGCGGTCACCGAGCGGATCAGCCGCTCGCGCAGCACCTTCATCCTGGCCTGGTTCATGATGGCCGCGATGTGGGCGCTGGCGCTGTCCGCGCTGGTGGCGGCCTGGCTGATCGTCCGGCAGCGGCGCGGGATCATCTGGCCCGCCCTCGGCTGGATGGCGGCGACGCTGTTCGCCCTCGTCGGCATGCGCAACGCCGCGCCCGGCAGCCCGCCGATCGGTTCGCTGCTGGACTACGCGGCGTTCTTCTGGGCGGAGCTGCTGGTCGCGGTCAGCCTGACCATGGTCGTGGTCTACGGCGCCCGGGTCGAAGGCGGGCACCGGCCTCCGGACCGGCCCTAG